A genome region from Streptomyces sp. NBC_01296 includes the following:
- a CDS encoding DUF4328 domain-containing protein, translated as MSFNEPPGEPTPPPSKPPAAAGAPPASPAPAPTEAPAPALTAAPSLSPSPSPEQQPPAAQPYPQHAPPQPYPAQAYPAQPYPGPQPYPGLPYAGQSPPGHPAGPYPGLPYPGPHPATDVLRSPRGLAVALTALLSVAAVVNLFAAGISGYVFSLMQSLIADPAKVGDSTLERGDLLTGVAGVLQSLMLLATAVVFVIWFHRVRVNGEIFDPSAFSQTRGWAIGSWFIPFGNLFMPFRIAKQIWAASTQRGPDGSYREVSAAALNAWWALWVGSLLLDRVFGRLYDRAETPQALRTASAVGIVTGLFTVGAAVLAVVFVRRLTALQTTKAEQGPYAAV; from the coding sequence ATGTCCTTCAACGAGCCGCCGGGCGAGCCGACTCCGCCCCCGTCGAAGCCCCCGGCCGCGGCCGGAGCCCCGCCCGCGTCACCGGCCCCGGCCCCGACCGAAGCCCCGGCGCCGGCCCTCACCGCAGCTCCGTCGCTGTCGCCGTCGCCATCGCCGGAGCAGCAGCCGCCCGCCGCGCAGCCGTACCCGCAGCATGCACCGCCGCAGCCATATCCGGCTCAGGCCTACCCGGCCCAGCCGTACCCCGGCCCGCAGCCCTACCCCGGCCTGCCGTACGCCGGGCAGTCCCCGCCCGGACATCCTGCCGGGCCTTACCCGGGCCTGCCGTACCCGGGGCCCCACCCCGCCACCGACGTACTGCGCTCGCCGCGCGGCCTGGCGGTCGCGCTCACCGCACTGCTGTCGGTCGCGGCCGTGGTCAACCTGTTCGCGGCGGGCATCAGCGGGTACGTCTTCTCGCTCATGCAGAGCCTGATCGCGGACCCGGCGAAGGTCGGCGACAGCACGCTCGAGCGGGGCGACCTCCTGACCGGCGTCGCCGGCGTACTCCAGTCCCTGATGCTGCTGGCGACGGCGGTCGTCTTCGTCATCTGGTTCCACCGCGTGCGCGTGAACGGCGAGATCTTCGACCCCAGCGCCTTCTCGCAGACCCGCGGCTGGGCCATCGGCAGCTGGTTCATCCCGTTCGGCAACCTCTTCATGCCGTTCCGCATCGCGAAGCAGATCTGGGCCGCCAGCACCCAGCGCGGGCCCGACGGCTCCTACCGCGAGGTCTCCGCCGCAGCCCTGAACGCCTGGTGGGCGCTGTGGGTCGGCTCGCTGCTGCTCGACCGCGTCTTCGGCCGGTTGTACGACCGGGCCGAGACCCCGCAGGCGCTGCGCACGGCGTCCGCCGTGGGGATCGTCACCGGCCTGTTCACGGTCGGCGCCGCCGTCCTCGCCGTCGTCTTCGTCCGCAGGCTGACGGCCCTGCAGACCACCAAGGCGGAGCAGGGCCCGTACGCGGCCGTCTGA
- a CDS encoding phosphodiester glycosidase family protein produces the protein MLSLRPLLPVLLALALVGPAGAAAAAQADGIETARTGRQIAPGIRLESYDRLEADRWLRIDELLVDLGGRGGVRAEYLGGRGRATVAEAAARHPAGPGRRVVAAVNGDFFDIRGTGAPLGPGLGGGRLLHSATPGPGAAPAVGFGADGIGRVLRIALEGSVTLPGGAVRPLAGYNAARPPASGLAAYTADWPGTELPAVGTAVAVRDGRVTAAAPPVRGPARRARPAPGTTVLAAAGGAAAAELAALRPGDAVAVAARAHPDAGPVPVAAVGGREALVVAGVPQDHDGKPNNTAAPRTAVGFSRDGRRLRILTVDGRQRDSGGLTLTALGRLMHRLGAYEALNLDGGGSSTLLAGLSGATALALENSPSDGELRPVSNGLVLTVPAGSGRTAGYRVEPVGGTTQDLTRVFPRLTRTLTATGYDALLGPAPGAPVWSAEGAGTVDSAGVFHAVRPGRATAHARRTTAHGALRHGELPHGELPLEVLGPLTRIRPTQARIGLAEQGESAGFRLTGYDAQGAAAVVEPRDVALEFDRSRWRVTDDGHAGFTVTALVPQATGRLRATVRAVGAAGAAGAPGSGPTTELALGAGLVTLPVTDLADVADWTGPGASATEGHSGAGLALELTGAAAQASAAPPRPLPVPELARSLTLWVGGDGSGARPAVELAAADGAAVTVRGPAVDWTGWRELTLPLPATAEPPFSVTRLSAVRGTRPGRLALDTLGARTPPAGPAAAPVVRDPIVATEAGVRARPWRFAVEPAGGSRAGTGDAGADFVLTGADRAQFVHRGVRFLPLDTTRRTLGGGGLDRMRALREALAAAARDPATGALAVVRADAPDTVDRKETALTAHLLAEFRRTTGKRAAVLTLGAPAFAAGRSEGVLSVASPRTGRTLVGVDAFAQGDWLAVRQTL, from the coding sequence GTGCTGAGCCTCCGTCCGCTGCTGCCCGTCCTGCTCGCCTTGGCCCTGGTCGGCCCCGCCGGGGCAGCCGCCGCCGCGCAGGCCGACGGCATCGAGACCGCCCGTACCGGCCGGCAGATCGCCCCCGGGATCCGCCTGGAGTCGTACGACCGGCTGGAGGCCGACCGCTGGCTGCGGATCGACGAGCTCCTCGTCGACCTCGGCGGCCGCGGCGGGGTCCGCGCCGAGTACCTGGGCGGCCGGGGACGGGCCACCGTCGCCGAGGCGGCCGCCCGCCATCCCGCAGGGCCCGGGCGGCGCGTGGTCGCCGCCGTGAACGGCGACTTCTTCGACATCCGCGGTACGGGCGCACCGCTCGGCCCCGGCCTGGGCGGAGGCCGGCTGCTGCACTCCGCGACCCCCGGGCCCGGCGCGGCCCCGGCCGTCGGATTCGGCGCCGACGGCATCGGGCGGGTCCTGCGCATCGCACTCGAAGGGAGCGTCACCCTGCCCGGCGGAGCGGTGCGCCCGCTCGCCGGGTACAACGCGGCCCGGCCGCCCGCCTCGGGCCTCGCCGCGTACACCGCCGACTGGCCGGGTACGGAACTGCCCGCCGTGGGCACCGCCGTGGCGGTCCGGGACGGCCGGGTCACGGCAGCCGCCCCGCCGGTACGCGGCCCCGCCCGCCGGGCGCGGCCCGCACCCGGCACCACCGTGCTCGCCGCCGCCGGCGGTGCGGCCGCTGCCGAACTCGCCGCCCTGCGCCCCGGGGACGCCGTGGCCGTCGCCGCCCGGGCCCACCCGGACGCCGGACCGGTCCCGGTGGCGGCCGTCGGCGGGCGCGAGGCCCTCGTCGTGGCGGGCGTCCCGCAGGACCACGACGGCAAACCGAACAACACCGCCGCCCCGCGCACGGCCGTCGGGTTCTCGCGCGACGGGCGGCGGCTGCGGATCCTCACCGTGGACGGCCGCCAGCGGGACAGCGGCGGCCTCACCCTGACCGCGCTGGGCCGCCTGATGCACCGGCTCGGCGCGTACGAGGCCCTGAACCTCGACGGCGGCGGCTCCTCGACCCTGCTCGCCGGGCTGAGCGGGGCGACGGCGCTCGCGCTGGAGAACTCCCCGTCGGACGGAGAGTTGCGGCCCGTGTCCAACGGGCTCGTCCTCACCGTCCCGGCGGGCTCCGGCCGGACCGCCGGCTACCGGGTCGAACCCGTCGGCGGCACCACGCAGGACCTCACCCGGGTCTTCCCCCGGCTCACCCGGACGCTCACCGCCACCGGGTACGACGCGCTGCTGGGCCCGGCGCCGGGCGCGCCGGTGTGGTCGGCCGAGGGGGCCGGCACGGTCGACTCCGCCGGGGTGTTCCACGCCGTGCGCCCCGGTCGTGCGACGGCGCACGCCCGGCGCACGACGGCGCACGGTGCGCTCCGGCATGGCGAGCTCCCGCACGGCGAGCTCCCGCTCGAGGTCCTCGGCCCGCTGACCCGGATCCGGCCCACGCAGGCCCGGATCGGGCTCGCGGAGCAGGGCGAGAGCGCGGGATTCCGGCTGACCGGATACGACGCGCAGGGCGCGGCAGCCGTCGTGGAACCCCGGGACGTGGCCCTGGAGTTCGACCGGTCGCGGTGGCGCGTCACCGATGACGGGCACGCGGGCTTCACTGTCACCGCCCTCGTCCCCCAGGCCACGGGCCGCCTGCGCGCGACGGTGCGGGCGGTCGGGGCCGCCGGCGCGGCCGGAGCGCCCGGCTCCGGCCCCACCACCGAACTCGCCCTGGGCGCCGGGCTGGTGACGCTCCCCGTCACCGATCTGGCCGATGTTGCCGACTGGACCGGCCCGGGCGCCTCCGCGACCGAGGGGCATTCCGGTGCGGGGCTCGCCCTGGAGCTGACCGGGGCCGCGGCCCAGGCGAGCGCCGCCCCGCCCCGGCCCCTCCCCGTCCCGGAGCTCGCCCGTTCGCTCACGCTCTGGGTCGGCGGGGACGGCTCCGGGGCCCGGCCCGCGGTGGAGCTGGCCGCCGCCGACGGGGCCGCCGTGACGGTGCGGGGGCCCGCCGTGGACTGGACCGGCTGGCGGGAGCTCACCCTGCCGCTCCCGGCCACCGCCGAGCCGCCGTTCAGCGTGACCCGGCTTTCGGCGGTCCGGGGGACGCGCCCCGGACGGCTGGCCCTCGACACGCTCGGCGCCCGGACCCCGCCCGCGGGGCCCGCCGCGGCGCCCGTGGTCCGGGATCCGATCGTGGCCACCGAGGCCGGGGTCCGGGCGCGGCCCTGGCGGTTCGCCGTGGAGCCGGCCGGGGGGAGCCGGGCGGGGACCGGGGACGCCGGGGCCGATTTCGTGCTGACCGGCGCCGACCGCGCGCAGTTCGTGCACCGCGGCGTACGGTTCCTGCCGCTCGACACCACCCGGCGCACCTTGGGCGGCGGCGGTCTGGACCGGATGCGGGCCCTGCGCGAGGCTCTGGCGGCCGCCGCCCGGGATCCGGCCACGGGCGCGCTGGCCGTCGTACGGGCGGATGCGCCGGACACCGTCGACCGCAAGGAAACGGCCTTGACGGCGCACCTGCTCGCCGAGTTCCGGCGCACCACCGGGAAGCGCGCCGCCGTGCTCACCCTCGGCGCCCCGGCCTTCGCGGCCGGCCGCTCCGAGGGCGTGCTGTCCGTCGCGTCCCCGCGCACCGGACGGACCCTGGTGGGCGTGGACGCCTTCGCCCAGGGCGACTGGCTCGCCGTCCGGCAGACCCTCTAG
- a CDS encoding IMP dehydrogenase — MAQIIAEVSRTFNEFLLLPNRTRTDCSAATVDLRTPLVRHIAGEAPAIELQSPFTSAIMQAVSTPELAIALARNGGLSFLHHNQSIEDQAAEVRQVKNFKAGFVTSDTNVRPDDSLGLLVDVMRRTGHSTAAVTHDGTATGRLLGLVTSRDFHPQRHDLAGPVSGRMAAVADLAHAGPDVTLSEANARLWDERLDCLPVLTAGGHLQHLVFRSDYADNKRFPNQLVDAAKRLRVGAGINTHDYQERVPALLEAGADALCFDSSDGYSDWQAQALTWVKKHYPEVPVGGGNVVDGEAFTFLAEAGADFVKVGVGGGSICITRDQKGIGRGQASAVLDVAAARDAFLERTGEYVPICSDGGLVHDYHVALALAMGADFVMMGRYFARFDQAAGAKLPTRDGFVKEYWGEGSNRARNWQRYGQGGQGLLFEEGVDGYVPYAGDLNEGLALTVAKLKTTMVSCGSRTLPEFQSTARLTLVSDQSFQESHANVTLRDTPATVS; from the coding sequence GTGGCACAGATCATCGCCGAGGTCTCACGGACGTTCAACGAGTTCCTGCTCCTGCCGAACCGGACCCGGACGGACTGCTCGGCCGCGACCGTCGACCTGCGCACGCCCCTGGTCCGGCACATCGCGGGTGAGGCGCCGGCGATCGAGCTGCAGTCCCCGTTCACGTCCGCGATCATGCAGGCCGTCAGCACCCCCGAGCTCGCCATCGCGCTCGCCCGCAACGGCGGCCTCAGCTTCCTGCACCACAACCAGTCGATCGAGGACCAGGCGGCCGAGGTCCGCCAGGTGAAGAACTTCAAGGCCGGATTCGTCACCAGCGACACCAACGTCCGCCCCGACGACAGCCTGGGCCTCTTGGTCGACGTCATGCGCCGCACCGGGCACAGCACCGCCGCCGTCACCCACGACGGGACCGCCACCGGCCGCCTGCTCGGGCTGGTGACCTCCCGGGACTTCCACCCGCAGCGCCACGACCTGGCCGGACCGGTCAGCGGCCGGATGGCCGCCGTCGCCGACCTGGCCCACGCCGGGCCCGACGTCACGCTGTCCGAGGCCAACGCGCGCCTGTGGGACGAGCGGCTGGACTGCCTCCCGGTGCTGACCGCCGGGGGGCACCTGCAGCACCTGGTGTTCCGCTCGGACTACGCGGACAACAAACGGTTCCCGAACCAGCTCGTGGACGCCGCCAAGCGCCTGCGCGTGGGCGCGGGCATCAACACCCACGACTACCAGGAGCGCGTCCCGGCCCTGCTGGAGGCGGGCGCGGACGCGCTCTGCTTCGACTCGTCCGACGGCTACAGCGACTGGCAGGCGCAGGCCCTGACCTGGGTGAAGAAGCACTACCCGGAGGTCCCGGTCGGCGGCGGCAACGTGGTCGACGGCGAAGCGTTCACCTTTCTCGCCGAGGCCGGCGCGGACTTCGTGAAGGTCGGGGTGGGCGGCGGCTCCATCTGCATCACCCGGGACCAGAAGGGCATCGGCCGCGGCCAGGCCAGCGCCGTGCTCGACGTCGCCGCGGCCCGGGACGCCTTCCTCGAACGCACCGGGGAGTACGTGCCGATCTGCTCCGACGGCGGGCTGGTGCACGACTACCACGTGGCCCTGGCGCTGGCGATGGGCGCCGACTTCGTCATGATGGGGCGCTACTTCGCCCGCTTCGACCAGGCTGCGGGCGCGAAGCTGCCCACCCGTGACGGGTTCGTCAAGGAGTACTGGGGCGAGGGCTCGAACCGGGCCCGCAACTGGCAGCGCTACGGCCAGGGGGGCCAGGGGCTGCTCTTCGAGGAGGGCGTAGACGGCTACGTCCCCTACGCGGGGGACCTCAATGAAGGACTCGCGCTGACCGTCGCGAAGCTCAAGACCACGATGGTCTCCTGCGGCTCCCGGACCCTGCCGGAGTTCCAGTCCACGGCCCGGCTGACCCTGGTCTCCGACCAGAGCTTCCAGGAGAGCCACGCGAACGTCACCTTGCGCGACACCCCGGCGACGGTCTCCTGA
- a CDS encoding ABC transporter permease — translation MSRNRTRTRPPVTLALPALLAVAFLLLPLVGILTRTEWGELGAHLTSPGVVEALRLSLFVSLWALGLSLLLGVPLAWLLARVPFKGKAFVRSLVLLPMVLPPTVGGVALLLGFGRRGLLGPWLEGTFGITLPFHTSGAVVAATFVAMPFLVISLEGALGGLKQSYEETAASLGASPVRVFFTVTLPMVAPGLIAGAALTWARALGEFGATITFAGNLPGTTQTLPLQVYLLLQDQPEAATSVSLLLLVIAMAVLIALRGRWTGTPVARTPAEVPQLPDETAAAARDAERTPTAPVPAGPASEKPAAGDLAADLTCAPHDDGRWPLHAVVTGFNELTLDAEPGTTIAVVGENGAGKTTLLRALLGLTPRAHAELRLGDTDVTALPPHKRQVAWVPQDGALFPHLSALANTAYGLRARRVPRAEARREAQQWLDRLGVGHLARRKPAQLSGGQAQRVALARALATRPRLLLLDEPLAALDQTTRARVRHTLRTHLAGFGGVCLIVTHDPVEAVSLADRVLVLADGRTLQDAPPPEVTRHPRSPWVARMLGRNAWSGTASADGLVLAAGGRLVVAEALPEGSRALAIIGPEAVSVHRDRPAGSPRNVWQGSVREITAVGSRLRVLVGSAEAPDLVAEITPEAAAELGLVDGSKVWTSVKATEVTLVEL, via the coding sequence ATGAGCAGAAACCGCACCCGCACCCGGCCCCCCGTGACCCTGGCGCTCCCCGCGCTGCTCGCCGTCGCGTTCCTGCTGCTACCCCTCGTCGGCATCCTCACCCGCACCGAGTGGGGCGAACTCGGCGCCCACCTCACCAGCCCCGGTGTGGTCGAGGCCCTGCGCCTCTCGCTGTTCGTGTCCCTGTGGGCCCTCGGTCTCTCGCTGCTCCTCGGTGTGCCGCTCGCCTGGCTGCTGGCCCGTGTCCCGTTCAAGGGCAAGGCCTTCGTCCGCTCGCTGGTGCTGCTCCCGATGGTGCTGCCGCCCACCGTCGGCGGTGTGGCGCTGCTGCTGGGCTTCGGCCGGCGCGGGCTGCTCGGGCCCTGGCTCGAGGGCACGTTCGGCATCACGCTGCCCTTCCACACGTCAGGTGCCGTCGTAGCGGCCACCTTCGTCGCCATGCCGTTCCTCGTGATCAGCCTGGAGGGTGCGCTCGGCGGGCTCAAGCAGAGCTACGAGGAGACCGCCGCCTCCCTCGGCGCCTCGCCGGTGCGGGTGTTCTTCACCGTGACGCTGCCGATGGTGGCGCCCGGCCTGATCGCGGGCGCCGCGCTTACCTGGGCCCGTGCGCTCGGCGAGTTCGGCGCGACGATCACCTTCGCCGGCAACCTGCCCGGCACCACCCAGACCCTGCCGCTCCAGGTCTACCTGCTGCTCCAGGACCAGCCCGAAGCCGCCACCTCCGTGTCCCTGCTGCTGCTCGTCATCGCCATGGCGGTACTGATCGCCCTGCGCGGCCGCTGGACCGGCACCCCGGTCGCCCGTACCCCCGCCGAGGTTCCGCAGCTGCCGGACGAGACGGCGGCGGCGGCCCGCGATGCCGAGCGGACGCCGACGGCCCCGGTACCGGCCGGCCCGGCCTCCGAGAAGCCCGCCGCCGGCGACCTGGCCGCCGATCTGACCTGCGCCCCGCACGACGACGGCCGCTGGCCCCTGCACGCCGTCGTCACCGGCTTCAACGAGCTCACCCTCGACGCCGAACCCGGTACCACCATCGCCGTCGTCGGCGAGAACGGCGCCGGCAAGACCACCCTGCTGCGCGCCCTCCTCGGCCTCACCCCGCGCGCCCACGCCGAACTCCGGCTCGGCGACACCGATGTCACCGCGCTGCCCCCGCACAAGCGCCAGGTGGCCTGGGTCCCGCAGGACGGCGCGCTGTTCCCGCACCTGAGCGCGCTGGCCAACACCGCGTACGGGCTGCGCGCCCGCCGGGTGCCGCGCGCCGAGGCCCGCCGCGAGGCGCAGCAGTGGCTGGACCGGCTCGGCGTCGGCCACCTCGCCCGGCGCAAGCCCGCCCAGCTGTCCGGTGGCCAGGCCCAGCGCGTCGCCCTGGCCCGCGCCCTGGCCACCCGGCCCCGCCTGCTGCTGCTCGACGAGCCGCTCGCCGCCCTCGACCAGACCACCCGGGCCCGCGTACGGCACACCCTGCGCACGCACCTGGCCGGCTTCGGCGGGGTCTGCCTCATCGTCACGCACGACCCCGTCGAGGCGGTGTCGCTGGCCGACCGGGTCCTCGTACTCGCCGACGGGCGCACCCTCCAGGACGCCCCGCCCCCGGAGGTCACCCGCCACCCGCGCTCCCCGTGGGTCGCCCGGATGCTCGGCCGCAACGCCTGGTCCGGCACGGCGTCGGCCGACGGGCTCGTACTCGCCGCCGGGGGACGGCTGGTGGTGGCGGAGGCGCTGCCCGAGGGGTCCCGGGCGTTGGCGATCATCGGCCCCGAGGCGGTGTCCGTGCACCGCGACCGCCCGGCGGGCAGTCCGCGCAACGTCTGGCAGGGCTCCGTACGGGAGATCACCGCGGTCGGCAGCCGGCTGCGCGTGCTGGTCGGCTCGGCGGAAGCCCCCGACCTGGTCGCGGAGATCACCCCGGAGGCCGCGGCCGAACTGGGCCTGGTCGACGGCTCGAAGGTGTGGACCAGCGTGAAGGCGACCGAGGTCACGCTGGTGGAGCTCTAG
- the modA gene encoding molybdate ABC transporter substrate-binding protein — MSPILNRRSAVAAALTAALLVPALSACGSSDKTDAADTGASASASASAEPKAANLTVLAASSLTDVFKTAGAAYEKAHPGTKITFSFAGSQELAAQVKQGAPADALVTADTKTMDGLKAETNDASIIAKNRLVIAAGKGNPFKVDELKDLADSKIKVVLAAPEVPVGRYSKQILDAQKIEVKPVSQEPNVRAVLSKVELGEADAGLVYKTDTLKSGDKVAVVDIPDAENAVASYPAATLKASKNADAAAAFVAWLSTPEAQKILQDAGFQKA, encoded by the coding sequence ATGTCCCCGATCCTGAACCGCCGCAGTGCCGTTGCCGCCGCCCTGACCGCCGCCCTCCTCGTACCCGCGCTGTCCGCCTGCGGCAGCAGCGACAAGACGGACGCCGCCGACACCGGGGCCTCCGCCTCGGCCTCGGCCTCCGCCGAGCCCAAGGCCGCGAACCTCACCGTCCTCGCCGCCTCCTCCCTCACCGACGTCTTCAAGACCGCGGGTGCCGCGTACGAGAAAGCACACCCGGGCACGAAGATCACCTTCTCCTTCGCCGGCTCCCAGGAGCTCGCCGCCCAGGTGAAGCAGGGAGCCCCGGCCGACGCGCTGGTCACCGCCGACACCAAGACGATGGACGGCCTCAAGGCCGAGACCAACGACGCGTCGATCATCGCCAAGAACCGCCTGGTCATCGCGGCCGGCAAGGGCAACCCGTTCAAGGTCGACGAGCTGAAGGACCTGGCCGACAGCAAGATCAAGGTCGTGCTCGCCGCGCCCGAGGTGCCGGTCGGCCGCTACAGCAAGCAGATCCTCGACGCCCAGAAGATCGAGGTGAAGCCGGTCTCCCAGGAGCCCAACGTGCGCGCCGTGCTGAGCAAGGTCGAGCTCGGCGAGGCCGACGCCGGCCTCGTCTACAAGACCGACACCCTCAAGTCCGGTGACAAGGTCGCCGTCGTGGACATCCCGGACGCCGAGAACGCCGTGGCCTCCTACCCGGCCGCCACCCTCAAGGCGTCCAAGAACGCCGACGCCGCCGCCGCGTTCGTGGCCTGGCTGAGCACCCCCGAGGCGCAGAAGATCCTCCAGGACGCGGGCTTCCAGAAGGCGTAA
- a CDS encoding TOBE domain-containing protein, which translates to MQSYTIGQAARLLGVSPDTARRWADAGRVATHRDDAGRRLIDGRDLAAFSVEVGQGAHTEDDEPYTSARNAFPGIVTAVKLGDVAAQVEIQAGPHRLVSLLTREAVEELGLEVGMQATARVKSTSVHIDRT; encoded by the coding sequence ATGCAGTCCTACACCATCGGACAGGCGGCGCGCCTGCTGGGCGTCAGCCCGGACACCGCCCGCCGCTGGGCCGACGCCGGACGGGTCGCGACCCACCGCGACGACGCCGGCCGGCGACTGATCGACGGCCGCGACCTGGCCGCCTTCTCCGTAGAGGTGGGACAGGGCGCCCACACCGAGGACGACGAGCCGTACACCTCGGCCCGCAACGCCTTCCCCGGCATCGTCACCGCCGTGAAGCTCGGAGACGTGGCCGCCCAGGTCGAGATCCAGGCAGGTCCCCACCGCCTGGTCTCCCTCCTCACCCGTGAGGCCGTCGAGGAGCTCGGACTGGAGGTCGGCATGCAGGCCACCGCCCGCGTGAAGTCCACCAGTGTGCACATCGACCGCACCTGA
- a CDS encoding RNA-binding S4 domain-containing protein has product MADEATGTGAETGTARVDAWIWAVRLTKTRSVAATACRAGHVKVNGERAKPAQAVRAGDEVRLFHAGRERIVVVKRPVTKRVGAPVAAECFVDNSPPAPTRIEAEVVGVRDRGTGRPTKRDRREIESLRRR; this is encoded by the coding sequence ATGGCTGATGAAGCAACGGGAACGGGCGCGGAAACGGGAACGGCGCGGGTGGACGCCTGGATCTGGGCGGTCCGCCTGACGAAGACCCGCTCGGTCGCGGCGACCGCCTGCAGGGCGGGCCATGTGAAGGTCAACGGGGAGCGCGCGAAGCCGGCACAGGCGGTGCGGGCGGGGGACGAGGTACGGCTGTTCCACGCGGGGCGCGAGCGCATCGTCGTCGTCAAGCGGCCGGTGACGAAGCGGGTCGGTGCGCCTGTGGCCGCGGAATGCTTCGTCGACAACAGCCCGCCGGCGCCGACGCGCATCGAGGCCGAGGTGGTCGGCGTCCGCGACCGCGGCACGGGCCGCCCGACGAAGCGCGACCGCCGCGAAATCGAATCCCTCCGCCGCCGCTGA
- a CDS encoding PTS-dependent dihydroxyacetone kinase phosphotransferase subunit DhaM has protein sequence MSAPAVVGIVLVSHSAVVAESVADLARGLAAGGPVVPVAAAGGTADGGLGTSAERVLAAAREVDRGAGVALLADLGSSVLTVKALLVEDELPPGARLLDAPFLEGAVAAVVAASAGAPLDAVAAAAEEAYTYRKA, from the coding sequence ATGAGCGCGCCGGCGGTGGTCGGGATCGTGCTGGTGTCGCACAGCGCGGTGGTCGCGGAGTCCGTGGCGGACCTGGCACGGGGCCTGGCGGCGGGCGGGCCCGTCGTCCCGGTCGCGGCGGCGGGCGGCACCGCGGACGGCGGCCTGGGCACGAGCGCGGAACGCGTCCTGGCGGCCGCGCGCGAGGTGGACCGGGGAGCGGGGGTCGCGCTGCTGGCGGACCTGGGCAGCTCGGTGCTGACGGTGAAGGCGCTGCTGGTGGAGGACGAACTGCCGCCGGGGGCCCGGCTGCTGGACGCGCCGTTCCTGGAGGGCGCCGTGGCGGCGGTGGTCGCCGCCTCCGCGGGCGCCCCCCTGGACGCCGTGGCCGCGGCCGCGGAGGAGGCCTACACCTACCGCAAGGCCTGA
- the dhaL gene encoding dihydroxyacetone kinase subunit DhaL: protein MRDAEFFRRWMTAAGAAVEREADRLTELDSPIGDADHGSNLLRGFTAVRAALEAGPAATPGAVLQLAGRTLISTVGGASGPLYGTLLRRTGKDLGEAAEVSDEEVRKALYAGVGAVAQLGGAAPGDKTMLDALVPGVAALSASYRVAADAAEGGARATVPMLARKGRASYLGERSIGHQDPGATSSALLLAALADTADAADAADPAGSA from the coding sequence ATGCGTGACGCAGAGTTCTTCCGGCGCTGGATGACGGCCGCCGGGGCCGCGGTGGAGCGCGAGGCGGACCGGCTGACCGAGCTCGACTCCCCCATCGGGGACGCCGACCACGGGAGCAATCTGCTGCGCGGTTTCACCGCGGTACGGGCGGCCCTGGAGGCGGGCCCCGCCGCGACGCCCGGGGCGGTGCTGCAACTGGCGGGGCGGACGCTGATCTCGACGGTCGGCGGCGCCTCGGGCCCGCTGTACGGGACGCTGCTGCGGCGCACGGGCAAGGACCTCGGGGAAGCCGCCGAGGTCTCCGACGAGGAGGTGCGCAAGGCCCTGTACGCGGGGGTGGGCGCGGTGGCTCAGCTCGGCGGGGCGGCGCCGGGCGACAAGACGATGCTGGACGCGCTGGTGCCGGGGGTGGCGGCGCTGAGCGCCTCGTACCGGGTGGCGGCGGACGCTGCGGAGGGCGGCGCACGGGCGACGGTGCCGATGCTGGCCCGCAAGGGGCGGGCCAGTTACCTGGGCGAGCGGAGCATCGGGCACCAGGACCCGGGGGCGACCTCGTCGGCCCTGCTGCTGGCGGCTCTCGCGGACACGGCGGATGCGGCCGATGCGGCGGACCCGGCGGGCTCCGCATGA